One genomic region from Thiohalorhabdus denitrificans encodes:
- the fur gene encoding ferric iron uptake transcriptional regulator: MSRETSDLKQAGLKATRPRLMILQLLEDSEERHLTAEGVYRSLLDAGEEVGLATVYRVLTQFEQAGLVKRHHFDGERAFFELDENKHHDHMVCVRCGRVEEFYNEQIERLQQEVAKEHGFRLTDHRMELYGLCADCLREKQEG; the protein is encoded by the coding sequence ATGAGCCGGGAAACCAGCGATCTGAAGCAGGCCGGCCTCAAGGCGACGCGGCCGCGATTGATGATATTACAACTGCTCGAGGATTCCGAGGAGCGCCACCTCACCGCCGAGGGGGTCTACCGCAGCCTGCTGGACGCCGGCGAGGAGGTGGGCCTGGCCACGGTCTACCGCGTCCTGACGCAGTTCGAGCAGGCCGGCCTGGTGAAGCGTCACCACTTCGACGGCGAACGCGCCTTCTTCGAGCTCGACGAGAACAAGCACCACGACCACATGGTCTGCGTCCGCTGCGGCCGGGTGGAGGAGTTCTACAACGAGCAGATCGAACGCCTGCAGCAGGAGGTGGCCAAGGAGCACGGTTTCCGGCTCACGGACCACCGCATGGAGCTCTACGGCCTCTGTGCCGACTGCCTCCGGGAGAAGCAGGAGGGGTAG
- a CDS encoding outer membrane protein assembly factor BamE: protein MPKADPAYPPRLLPALGLWLVLLLALSGCARMEVEQGNYLTKAQVEGVERGMSQAAVRRSLGEPLLRDPFRPDRWDYVFLLTSEAGERTYRRLTVFFNERGRVERLERAGKDFPEG, encoded by the coding sequence ATGCCTAAAGCCGACCCCGCGTATCCCCCTCGCCTGCTGCCCGCGCTCGGGCTCTGGCTCGTCCTCCTACTGGCCCTGAGCGGCTGCGCGCGGATGGAGGTGGAGCAGGGGAACTACCTGACCAAGGCGCAAGTGGAGGGCGTGGAGCGCGGCATGAGCCAAGCCGCGGTGCGCCGGTCCCTGGGCGAGCCCCTGCTGCGGGACCCGTTCCGGCCCGACCGCTGGGACTACGTCTTCCTGCTGACTTCGGAGGCGGGGGAGCGCACCTACCGGCGGCTGACGGTCTTCTTCAACGAGCGGGGACGGGTGGAGCGCCTGGAGCGGGCCGGGAAGGACTTCCCCGAGGGGTAA
- a CDS encoding RnfH family protein codes for MQVSVAYAEPDHQEWVEFEAPEGITAEEAVRMSGILEKFPHLELEGKKLGVFGKPVKDDQELREGDRVEIYRPLQADPKKARTRKRKSAEGGEEDKGDAGGDGSGSTGEGE; via the coding sequence ATGCAGGTGAGCGTGGCGTACGCCGAGCCCGACCATCAGGAATGGGTGGAGTTCGAGGCCCCGGAGGGCATCACGGCCGAGGAGGCGGTGCGGATGTCGGGGATCCTGGAGAAGTTCCCCCACTTGGAGCTGGAGGGGAAGAAGCTCGGCGTCTTCGGCAAGCCCGTGAAGGACGACCAGGAACTGCGGGAAGGGGACCGGGTAGAGATCTACCGGCCGCTCCAGGCGGATCCCAAGAAGGCGCGCACCCGCAAGCGCAAGTCCGCCGAAGGTGGGGAAGAGGACAAGGGTGACGCGGGAGGCGACGGCTCCGGTTCCACCGGGGAAGGAGAGTAA
- a CDS encoding type II toxin-antitoxin system RatA family toxin: MPSLERSEVVPHTAEQMYQLVMDVESYPEFLSWCSHGRILTREEDSLTAELTLEFKGLRKSFSTRNTFQRPKLVEMRLLEGPFRFLEGVWTFEPLEDRGSRVHMSIQFEFVNRMLSMMVGPVFHRAVDTLVADFRKRAEVVYGRY; this comes from the coding sequence ATGCCGTCCCTGGAGCGCAGCGAGGTCGTTCCTCACACCGCCGAGCAGATGTACCAACTGGTCATGGACGTGGAGTCCTATCCGGAGTTCCTGTCCTGGTGCAGCCACGGCCGGATCCTGACCCGGGAAGAGGACTCCCTGACGGCGGAGCTCACCCTGGAGTTCAAGGGCCTGCGGAAGTCCTTCTCCACCCGCAACACCTTCCAGCGGCCCAAGCTGGTGGAGATGCGGCTGCTGGAGGGACCGTTCCGCTTCCTGGAAGGGGTCTGGACCTTCGAGCCCCTGGAGGACCGGGGGAGCCGGGTGCACATGTCCATCCAGTTCGAGTTCGTCAACCGCATGCTGTCCATGATGGTGGGACCGGTCTTCCACCGGGCGGTGGATACCCTGGTGGCCGATTTCCGCAAGCGGGCCGAGGTGGTCTACGGCCGCTACTGA